The proteins below are encoded in one region of Anoplopoma fimbria isolate UVic2021 breed Golden Eagle Sablefish chromosome 19, Afim_UVic_2022, whole genome shotgun sequence:
- the saal1 gene encoding protein saal1, whose protein sequence is MDRNPSPPPESAGAETDGDLDAIGDTVYSKHWLFSTLTRLIRMVTEHSEVNSEGQMQLPEDDEEDLCRVWDMAMDKDVAGFLQEFKATDILLGVIAKSRCPRLTEICVGILGNIACFPDTCLTLSQNEDLGAVLLLLLGDTDPPTLLETSRLLLTCVSQKDVCSLWLQRIRQQTSVRCNLFFIMCSSTNADLLEKVGELLDKLFDLDEDLMKSWITAQNSEEEEEDDGQSHLDVASCLLEAAKQLRSESQNGLEVYLHALQLLTTIDEGIQTLAAPDGPGKAVWDFVHDVVCEDLCQPSDLPVVLQEQKSILVQAFAVLQALHRCQDQWLSKSDTSLPLIGTVLRVLQYHSEDKDDGASKEDTKDEQLQTLAEITAEFLADICIQIPKDTVADLMKKGYLTEKTALTAAGCLVTNYKTSFQHLQSMLSETDPQMADMVRKQFPV, encoded by the exons ATGGACAGAAACCCATCTCCACCCCCGGAATCAGCCGGTGCAGAGACCGACGGAGACCTGGACGCAATTGGAGACACTGTTTACAGCAAACACTGGCTGTTCAGCACCCTGACGCGGCTCATTCGT ATGGTCACTGAGCATTCGGAGGTGAACTCTGAAGGTCAGATGCAGCTCCCcgaagatgatgaggaagatCTTTGCAGAGTCTGGGATATGGCAATGGATAAG GATGTGGCTGGTTTTCTGCAGGAATTCAAAGCTACGGATATCCTTCTTGGGGTGATAGCCAAATCTCGTTGTCCACGTCTCACA GAAATATGTGTGGGAATCCTTGGAAACATTGCCTGCTTTCCTGACACTTGTCTGACTCTTAGCCAAAATGAAGACTTAGG TGCTGTGCTGTTGCTTCTGCTTGGAGATACAGATCCTCCAACCCTTCTGGAAACAAGCAG ATTGCTGTTGACCTGCGTCTCTCAGAAAGATGTCTGCTCCCTGTGGCTTCAGCGAATACGTCAGCAGACGTCCGTGCGCTGCAACCTCTTTTTCATCATGTGCAGTTCTACAAACG ctgACCTGCTTGAGAAGGTTGGAGAGCTGCTTGACAAACTGTTTGACCTTGATGAAGATCTGATGAAGAGTTGGATCACAGCTCAAAatagtgaggaggaggaggaggatgatggtcAAAGCCATCTGGATGTGGCCTCATGTCTTCTCGAGGCAGCCAAGCAGCTTAG ATCAGAGAGTCAGAACGGCTTAGAGGTTTACCTTCACGCCCTCCAACTCCTCACCACCATAGATGAGGGCATCCAGACTTTAG CTGCCCCTGATGGACCCGGCAAAGCCGTGTGGGACTTTGTCCACGACGTTGTGTGTGAGGACCTCTGCCAGCCATCTGATCTTCCCGTTGTCCTGCAAGAGCAGAAGAGCATTTTGGTTCAGGCGTTTGCTGTGCTGCAGGCTCTTCATAGGTGCCAGGATCAGTGGCTCAGCAAAAGTGACACAA GTCTTCCCCTTATTGGAACCGTCTTGCGCGTGCTTCAGTACCACAGTGAGGACAAAGATGACGGTGCCAGTAAAGAAGACACAAAAGATGAACAGCTACAGACTCTGGCAGAGATCACAGCTGAGTTTCTAGCTGACATCTGCATTCAGATTCCCAAG GACACCGTTGCAGATTTGATGAAGAAAGGTTACCTAACAGAGAAGACGGCTCTCACAGCTGCAGGCTGTTTAGTTACAAACTATAAGACTTCA TTTCAGCACCTGCAGTCCATGCTGTCAGAGACTGATCCCCAAATGGCAGACATGGTGAGGAAACAGTTTCCTGTCTGA